The window GGTCTGACTATGCGCTATTTAGGCATGTCAATGGGGATTGGGATTGCCATTGGCATTACACTTATTGTCGGTACCTTAATGACCCCAATTATTCAAGGCACATTTGGTGAACTTATTGCCTCTACAGGCGGAAAATTGACGATTCTCGGTGTTTTAGTGGCCGTTATCGGAGTCGCTATCGTCTCCTATGCAGGGTTATTGAAAGAGAAAGCCACCGGCGTACAAGCTGAAGAGTTCAACCTGAAAAAAGGCTTATTACTGGCCGTCATGTGCGGTATTTTCTCAGCAGGTATGTCATTTGCCATGAGCGCAGCCGTCCCTATGCACGAAACTTCCGCTTCCCTTGGCGTTTCACCTCTCTATGTGGCGTTACCTAGCTACGTCATCATCATGGGGGGAGGTGCATTAATCAACCTAGGCTATTGTTTTATTAGACTTGTTTACCGTCAGGAGATCTCTTTCAAATCAGATATCTCCGTGCCTAAAGCCCTGCTAATCAGCAATATTTTATTTGCTATTTTAGGGGGCGGTATGTGGTACTTCCAATTTTTCTTCTACGCATGGGGTCATGCAAATATTCCGTCACAATATGGCTTTATGAGCTGGATGTTGCATATGAGCTTCTATGTTCTTTGTGGTGGGATCGTCGGATTAGCCCTAAAAGAGTGGAACGGCACTGGTAGAAAACCCGTCCGAATTTTATGTTTAGGTTGTTTAGTAATTATCTTAGCAGCAAATATTGTTGGCTTGGGAATGGCATCCTAACGTAACAACTTTTTATTTTAATCGATTGGGAGGTCAACCATGACCCATAGAATGATACTCAATGAAACCTCATACTTTGGCGAGGGAGCCATCACTCATCTGGTAGAGGAAATTCAAAAACGTCAATTTAATAAGGCACTGATTGTCACAGATACGGAGCTGGTTAAATTTAATGTTGTCAGTAAAATTACCCAACTATTAGACAACGCCAAATTGGACTACGCCATTTATGATGCCGTTATTCCTAACCCAACCATTGATACTGTCCAACAAGGGGTAAAACACTTCAAACAAGCTAATGCAGATTATCTGATAGCCATCGGTGGAGGTTCTCCACAAGACACCGCCAAAGCAATTGGCATCATTATTAATAATCCACAATACCAAGATGTGATGAGCTTAGAAGGAGTCGCCCCAACCCAAAACCCGGCTGCCCCTATTATCGCCATTCCAACTACCGCAGGAACCGCAGCGGAAGTCACTATTAACTATGTCATTACTGATAGCAAGCAGCGCCGTAAATTCGTGTGTGTAGATCCCCATAGTATCCCTGTCGTTGCCATTATTGACCCATCAATGATGGCATCCATGCCCGCTAAACTAAAAGCCGCCACTGGAGTCGATGCTTTAACTCACGCGATTGAAGGCTATATCACTAAAGGAGCTTGGGCACTGACTGACGCTTTACACCTTAAATCCATTGAATTGATCAGCAACTCGTTACGACAATCCGTTAAGGGCGACCCACAAGGCGTTGAAACAATGGCTCTCGCACAATATATGGCAGGAATGGGCTTCTCTAATGTTGGATTAGGACTCGTTCATGGCATGGCTCACCCACTTGGCGCGTTTTACAATACTCCCCACGGTGTTGCCAATGCCATTTTATTACCCCATGTTATGGCGTATAACGCGGAATACACTGGGGAAAAATACCGTGATATCGCTCGTGTAATGGGGGTAAAAAATATTGATCGCCTTACACTCCAAGAGGCCAGAGATGCCGCTATTGCCGCTGTCTTTTCACTAAATAAAGATGTCGGCATTCCGAGCAAACTTCGTGAAATTGGCATGAAACCGGAAGATATCCCATCCCTTTCTCAAGCAGCTTTTGATGACGTGTGTACTGGGGGCAATCCACGTAACGCAACATTAGAAGACATCGCTGAATTATATCAAACGATTTATTAGAGGGTAACATCATGATAAAAAAAGCCTTTGTGATGCAAGTCGCTCATGACGCCCACCAGGAATATCAGCGCCGACATACTGAAATTTGGCCTGAACTAGTGCTAACTCTCAAAGAGCATGGTGCGCATCATTATTCTATCTTTCTAGATAATAAAAGAAATTTACTGTTTGGTTATGTGGAAATTGAATCACAAGAACGCTGGGAAAGCATTGCACAAACCGACGTGTGCCAGAGATGGTGGAAATATATGTCGGATATTATGCCATCAAATTCCGATAATAGCCCAATTAGTGATGAGTTAAGATCGGTATTTTATTTGGATTAATCTCCCCACGAGGCAGTGCTAGTCTCTTGGCTAGGGGCTATTTATCTTTGCTACTGATTTTTACCGCGAAAAAAGGTCAAAAAAACAACCCAAAAAATGGCTAAATGTATCCGTAGTACAGACTGACGACGATGTGAATCAACTATTGTCCCTAAACGCTGCCCTACGAGTTCGATTAAAGCACGTTTCACTCATTTGATACTGCGTTGAGAGGCTCCTGCCCGGTTCACTAAGCGACAAGCCTCTCACCTTGCCTAAAATGGCTTTAATTCGAATAAAAATTGACCATCAAAGATAAACAGCCCCTAGCACTTACCTCAATTTATTCTGTTGTAAAAAACAGCGACGATATTCACTTGCTGTCATATTCATTTTTTTATGGAAAACACTCGAAAAATAATTACTGTCCTCATAACCACATTGCCCAGCGATTTCACTGATCGACAACGAAGTGCTGCGTAATAATAATGCTGCATGGCAAAGGCGCAATTGCTGCAGGTATTCCATTACCGTCATTCCGGTTTTCGACTTAAATAAACGCTGTAATGAGCGTGCAGACATTTGATGTTTCTGAGCAAACTTTTCTAATGAAAATGGTGTATTAATACTTAAATTTAAACAGTTTATTAGCAGATCCATTTGATGTAATAAACTTATTGGCGCTTGATCAGGCTGATAACGTAAACGATAAATATAAATCGCCAGTTGTAAGAATAGCCCTTCACAAAGATGAATGGATGGGATATCCGGCTTTTGACACTCCAATGCCATTTTTTCAATGATTGGCGTTAACGTCGATAAACTGGAAGGCGGTAATTTCCAATGCCTAGATATTGTTGGCTGGTGACCAAGTGGCACATATTTTTCAATAGATTGTTTAATCAAAAACTCATTAGGTTTGTATAAGACATTCACCAATTTTAAATTATTGACGGAATGATAACCATGGTGATCCTCTGCGTTAATATAAAACATATCTCCACAAGTAATCGGGTAATCATCACCATTCCAATGGTGTAAACCATTTCCTGAAAAAACAATCACAAACTCATTAAAATCATGGCTATGAATAATAAAATCTTCCTGAGAATCCCGCTTTTCTATCGTCACGGTATTTTCAGGTCGAATAAAATAATCGCTGCTGCTGAGTGACAGAATTTTTTGTATCATGGCCACCTCAAAAAAGGGTAACGGTGATCATGACAATCTTTGCTAATTGCTGCAATGACGCAAGTCACGTGGTGTGAAACTATACTCACTTTTAAAACGCGTCGAAAAATACGCGCTATCATTGAAACCACTCTCCAACGCTATGTCGGTAATGGACTTATCTGAAAAACGAATTTGATAATAAGCTTCAGATAACCGCAGTTTTATTAAATAGTTTTGCGGCGATATACCTAAATTATTTTTCATATAGCGATGAAAAGTACGCAACGAAACCGAAAACTGAGCCGTTAAACTTTCCCAATCAATTTCTTCCGTGAAATTTACCTGCAACCAACG of the Providencia rettgeri genome contains:
- a CDS encoding helix-turn-helix domain-containing protein yields the protein MIQKILSLSSSDYFIRPENTVTIEKRDSQEDFIIHSHDFNEFVIVFSGNGLHHWNGDDYPITCGDMFYINAEDHHGYHSVNNLKLVNVLYKPNEFLIKQSIEKYVPLGHQPTISRHWKLPPSSLSTLTPIIEKMALECQKPDIPSIHLCEGLFLQLAIYIYRLRYQPDQAPISLLHQMDLLINCLNLSINTPFSLEKFAQKHQMSARSLQRLFKSKTGMTVMEYLQQLRLCHAALLLRSTSLSISEIAGQCGYEDSNYFSSVFHKKMNMTASEYRRCFLQQNKLR
- the fucO gene encoding lactaldehyde reductase, whose product is MTHRMILNETSYFGEGAITHLVEEIQKRQFNKALIVTDTELVKFNVVSKITQLLDNAKLDYAIYDAVIPNPTIDTVQQGVKHFKQANADYLIAIGGGSPQDTAKAIGIIINNPQYQDVMSLEGVAPTQNPAAPIIAIPTTAGTAAEVTINYVITDSKQRRKFVCVDPHSIPVVAIIDPSMMASMPAKLKAATGVDALTHAIEGYITKGAWALTDALHLKSIELISNSLRQSVKGDPQGVETMALAQYMAGMGFSNVGLGLVHGMAHPLGAFYNTPHGVANAILLPHVMAYNAEYTGEKYRDIARVMGVKNIDRLTLQEARDAAIAAVFSLNKDVGIPSKLREIGMKPEDIPSLSQAAFDDVCTGGNPRNATLEDIAELYQTIY
- the rhaM gene encoding L-rhamnose mutarotase, producing the protein MIKKAFVMQVAHDAHQEYQRRHTEIWPELVLTLKEHGAHHYSIFLDNKRNLLFGYVEIESQERWESIAQTDVCQRWWKYMSDIMPSNSDNSPISDELRSVFYLD
- the rhaT gene encoding L-rhamnose/proton symporter RhaT; the protein is MGSGILLGIFWHFVGAASAACFYAPLKKVKNWSWETMWSIAGIFSWIILPWTISYILLPDFWAYYSSFSANILIPVFLFGAMWGIGNIGYGLTMRYLGMSMGIGIAIGITLIVGTLMTPIIQGTFGELIASTGGKLTILGVLVAVIGVAIVSYAGLLKEKATGVQAEEFNLKKGLLLAVMCGIFSAGMSFAMSAAVPMHETSASLGVSPLYVALPSYVIIMGGGALINLGYCFIRLVYRQEISFKSDISVPKALLISNILFAILGGGMWYFQFFFYAWGHANIPSQYGFMSWMLHMSFYVLCGGIVGLALKEWNGTGRKPVRILCLGCLVIILAANIVGLGMAS